The following are from one region of the Silene latifolia isolate original U9 population chromosome 9, ASM4854445v1, whole genome shotgun sequence genome:
- the LOC141601379 gene encoding uncharacterized protein LOC141601379, producing MKEVLSSPPVLSPPVVGLPLSLYLTVTDTATGAILAQTVEKEERAIYYISKNFLYYEVKYTPLEKTCFALVWATKKLGHYMLSYSVSVYSKMDLIKYLFKKPLLNGRMLRWTLMLSKLDLKYVPLKVIKGRAVADFLADNPIEETEVIDSWSFLDENVIHVENDIWDLYFEGASNYMGYGVGILIISSTGEHVLVSIKLDFNVTNNAGEYEACGIKSQIFSPYQTRIEELEKYFEDIPDVHLPREENQFADALSKIAALIKIPDYIDNMPICVERRSSPTYVNAIDDAEEVPHEFIIDHGTHFQDETMIILEKYKMKYHKSSPYQQQTNGPIEAANKTITTNLKKMSNNYKEWPEKIPFALWWYRTSISTATVELEIPSLRILLESQVPEAGWVQARYDLLVMLDDRRLNTLYHVQLYQKRIERAFNKKVKPRGITEGDLVPKSVRAMLPIDPRE from the exons ATGAAAGAAGTGTTATCTTCTCCACCAGTTTTAAGCCCACCAGTAGTCGGGCTGCCGTTATCACTATATCTAACTGTTACGGATACAGCAACGGGAGCTATACTAGCCCAAACAgtcgaaaaagaagaaagagctatttactacatCAGTAAAAATTTCTTATACTATGAAGTAAAGTACACACCTCTTGAAAAGACGTGTTTTGCCCTAGTCTGGGCAACGAAGAAATTAggacattacatgcttagctacagtGTGAGTgtctactccaaaatggatctgaTCAAGTACTTGTTTAAAAAACCATTGCTAAATGGAAGAATGTTGAGATGGACTCTCATGTTATCTAAGTtagatctcaaatatgtacctttgaaagtgatCAAGGGAAGGGCGGTCGCCGATTTCCTCGCCGACAATCCAATCGAAGAAACAGAAGTCATTGACAGTTGGTCATTTCTCGACGAAAACGTGATTCACGTCGAGAATGACATATGGGATTTGTATTTCGAAGGAGCATCGAACTATATGGGATATGGAGTGGGCATACTTATTATCTCATCAACAGGTGAACACGTGCTCGTGTCCATCAAACTGGATTTCAATGTCACGAACAACGCCggtgaatatgaagcat GTGGAATTAAGAGCCAAATTTTTTCCCCATATCAAACCAGAATCGAAGAATTGGAGAAGTACTTCGAGGATATTCCAGATGTTCACCTCCCgagagaagaaaatcagtttgcagatgcATTGTCCAAGATAGCTGCCTTAATCAAAATTCCCGACTACATAGACaatatgccaatatgtgtcgaacgaagatcgtcaCCTACCTATGTGAATGCGATCGATGATGCAGAGGAAG TACCACATGAGTTCATCATTGATCATGGAACCCATTTTCAAGATGAGACCATgataatacttgaaaagtataagatGAAATACCACAAGTCATCACCATACCAACAACAGACAAATGGCCCGATAGAAGCTGCTAACAAAACAATCACGACCAACTTAAAGAAAATGTCAAACAATTATAAGGAGTGGCCTGAGAAGATACCCTTCGCATTATGGTGGTATAGAACTTCAATTAGTACAGCCACAG TTGAGCTGGAAATACCATCCCTAAGGATCCTACTGGAAAGTCAGGTTCCTGAAGCAGGTTGGGTTCAAGCAAGATATGATTTACTAGTCATGCTCGATGACCGACGTTTGAACACATTGTACCATGTCCAACTCTACCAGAAAAGGATAGAGAGAGCtttcaacaaaaaggtcaaaccaAGGGGAATTACCGAGGGTGATCTGGTTCCCAAGTCGGTTAGAGCTATGTTACCTATTGACCCGAGGG AATAA